The Akkermansiaceae bacterium genome has a window encoding:
- a CDS encoding helix-turn-helix transcriptional regulator: MSWPSYPAHNYERRKKFGIYLEPTEASRVWGLRVHGVGSFTSRANDISASGRVIDIYALVFVRAGSGFLRDRNGKDTSLNAGDVLVVTPGWWHLYNPDKSSGWATAWVLFDGSVAEALEQSGELKAGVLPTGPGDAGSKALEAILDGMIGLATHRADTQELQARMAAEMLGLLARLSDWKARQTRGGALDQISEAIKHVDENYPGDIDFDALLEKSGMSYTHFRRQFKTATGDGPQAYQQRLRVRLAKELLSHTELPVAEIGRQVGYQNAAYFSRVFRNRVGVSPAVWRGTSF; this comes from the coding sequence ATGTCATGGCCCAGCTACCCTGCCCACAACTACGAGCGGCGGAAAAAATTCGGTATCTACCTTGAACCCACCGAGGCGAGCAGGGTGTGGGGGTTGCGTGTGCATGGTGTCGGCAGCTTCACCAGTAGGGCGAATGATATCTCTGCCAGCGGTCGGGTCATTGACATCTACGCGCTGGTGTTCGTGCGTGCCGGGAGTGGCTTTTTACGTGACCGGAACGGCAAGGACACCTCGTTAAACGCAGGAGATGTGTTGGTGGTAACCCCCGGATGGTGGCACCTGTATAATCCCGACAAATCATCGGGCTGGGCCACCGCCTGGGTCTTGTTTGACGGCTCCGTTGCCGAGGCCTTGGAACAATCCGGGGAACTGAAAGCCGGCGTGCTGCCCACCGGCCCGGGTGATGCCGGGTCAAAGGCGCTGGAAGCCATCCTGGACGGCATGATCGGGCTGGCCACTCACCGGGCTGATACACAGGAGCTGCAGGCGCGGATGGCTGCCGAGATGCTGGGGTTGCTGGCTCGTCTGTCGGACTGGAAGGCACGGCAGACACGCGGCGGTGCGTTGGATCAAATCAGCGAAGCCATCAAACATGTCGATGAAAACTACCCTGGTGACATTGACTTCGATGCCTTGTTGGAGAAATCGGGTATGAGCTACACCCATTTTCGCAGGCAATTCAAAACGGCGACAGGTGATGGACCGCAGGCGTACCAACAACGTTTGAGGGTCAGGCTGGCCAAGGAATTGCTCAGCCACACGGAGTTGCCCGTAGCCGAAATCGGCCGCCAGGTTGGTTATCAAAACGCGGCGTATTTCTCGCGGGTGTTCCGGAATCGTGTCGGTGTCTCACCCGCCGTATGGCGCGGCACCAGTTTCTAA
- a CDS encoding RraA family protein codes for MHWQNDTELFALMREHLYTAVVGDILDKLGYLHQFLPQRLQPLREDMVVAGRAMTVLEGDCFEELSGTGKNPILSQPFGLMLDALDALKENDVYICSGASPSYALWGELMSTRAMKCGAVGAVVDGFSRDTRGIYKLNFPTFSHGRYAQDQAPRGKVLDYNCPIEIGGIRIEPGQIIFGDLDGVIVIPKEIEKEVILAAYEKATGEKTVQQKIEEGMSAREAYDTYGIL; via the coding sequence ATGCACTGGCAAAACGACACCGAACTCTTCGCGCTCATGCGCGAGCACCTCTATACTGCCGTCGTAGGGGACATATTGGACAAACTCGGCTACCTCCATCAGTTTCTACCGCAGCGACTCCAACCACTACGTGAAGACATGGTGGTGGCGGGCCGCGCGATGACTGTCCTCGAAGGCGACTGCTTTGAGGAGCTATCCGGGACCGGGAAAAACCCGATACTCTCCCAACCCTTCGGCCTGATGCTCGATGCCCTGGATGCCCTCAAGGAAAACGATGTCTACATCTGTAGCGGCGCATCCCCGAGCTACGCGCTGTGGGGCGAGCTGATGAGCACACGCGCGATGAAATGCGGTGCCGTCGGCGCGGTGGTTGATGGATTTTCCCGTGATACCCGTGGCATTTACAAACTCAACTTCCCGACGTTTTCACATGGACGTTACGCCCAGGACCAGGCGCCACGGGGCAAGGTGCTCGATTACAACTGCCCGATCGAAATCGGCGGCATCCGTATCGAACCTGGACAAATCATCTTTGGCGACCTCGACGGCGTCATCGTCATCCCGAAGGAGATCGAAAAGGAAGTCATTCTAGCGGCCTACGAAAAAGCCACGGGTGAGAAAACCGTGCAGCAAAAAATCGAGGAAGGCATGTCCGCCCGCGAAGCCTACGACACCTACGGGATACTCTAA
- the purN gene encoding phosphoribosylglycinamide formyltransferase, with translation MSTADEKLKLGILGSGSGSNMQAILDAIEDGSLNAEIVLVLSDNPDAYILERAEKAGIPAEVIDCLGYKTKFPDQSQAAVANKLKSLGVDLVCLAGFMRLVKQPMLDIFPNRILNIHPSLLPAYPGLMAWKQAVNDGATESGCTVHYVDAGMDTGPIILQARVPVHPEDTADTLHARIQVEEHQLYPAAIKKAARLNQ, from the coding sequence ATGTCCACGGCGGATGAAAAACTCAAACTCGGAATACTTGGCTCCGGCTCCGGCTCGAATATGCAGGCGATTCTCGATGCCATCGAGGACGGCTCGCTCAACGCCGAGATCGTTCTGGTGCTCTCGGATAACCCGGATGCGTATATTTTGGAAAGGGCTGAAAAGGCGGGTATTCCTGCCGAAGTAATCGATTGCTTAGGCTACAAAACCAAATTCCCCGATCAGTCCCAGGCTGCGGTGGCTAACAAACTCAAGTCACTGGGCGTCGACCTCGTCTGTCTCGCGGGATTCATGCGTCTGGTGAAACAGCCGATGCTGGATATTTTTCCTAATCGTATTCTCAACATCCACCCGTCGCTGCTACCCGCCTATCCCGGACTGATGGCATGGAAACAAGCGGTCAACGATGGCGCGACCGAATCCGGTTGCACGGTGCATTATGTTGATGCCGGCATGGACACCGGCCCGATCATTCTCCAAGCCAGGGTTCCTGTGCATCCTGAGGACACCGCAGATACCTTGCACGCCCGTATCCAAGTCGAAGAACACCAACTCTATCCTGCCGCGATCAAAAAAGCAGCACGTCTCAACCAATAA